CCAGGATCGCGATGTCCGTCGACCGGGCACCACGGGCACGCATGGCGGTGAACGCCTCGTGACCCGGGGTGTCGATGAAGGTGATCGCGCGGTCCTCTTCGTTGACCTGGGTCGAGACCTGGTAGGCACCGATGTGCTGGGTGATGCCGCCGGCCTCGCCCGCGATGACGTTCGTCTTGCGGATGGCGTCGAGCAGTCGGGTCTTACCGTGGTCGACGTGACCCATGACGGTGACGACCGGCGGACGGACCACCAGGTCCTCCTCGTCGCCCTCGTCCTCGCCGAACTCGATGTCGAAGGACTCGAGCAGCTCGCGGTCCTCCTCCTCGGGGCTGACGATCTGGATCGTGTAGTTCATCTCGCCGGCGAGGACCTCGAGGGTCGCGTCGGAGACGGACTGCGTGGCCGTGACCATCTCGCCGAGGTTCATCATCACCGCGACGAGCGACGCCGGGTTGGCGTTGATCTTCTCGGCGAAGTCGGTGAGGGAGGCACCGCGCGACAGGCGAATGGTCTCGCCGTTGCCGCGAGGCAGCATCACGCCGCCGACCGACGGGGCCTGCATGGCCTCGTACTCCTGGCGCCTCTGCCGCTTCGACTTGCGACCGCGACGCGCGGGACCGCCGGGACGACCGAAGGCGCCCTGCGTGCCACCACGGCCACCGGGGCCGCCGGGACGTCCGCCGAAGCCGGGACGACCGCCGCCGAAGCCGCCGCCGCCACCGGGACCGCCGCCGCCGGGACGACCGGCGAAGCCGCCGCCGCCACCGGGACGGGCGCCGCCGCCGGGACCGGCCGGACGACCCGCGAAGCCGCCGCCGCCGGGACGACCGCCGCCGCCGGGACGACCCGCACCGCCGCCGCCACCCGGACCACGGCCACCGGGGCCGCCGCCGGGACGCGGGCCGGCAGCGGGACGCTGCGGCATCATGCCGGGGTTCGGACGCGGACCGCCGCCGGGACGCGGACCGCCGGGGCCTGCACCCTGCGGGCGAGGCATGCCGCCCGGGCTCGGACGGGCGCCGCCCGGGGACTGCGGACGGGGACCGCCACCCTGGCCGCCGGGGGCCTGGGGACGGGGACCGGCGCCGGGAGCACCCGGGCCGCCGGGACGCGGTGCGCCCTGCGGACGGGGCGCCTGCGGACGCGCCATGCCGGCGTTGCCGCCGGACGTGAAGGGGTTGTTGCCCGGACGCGGACCGGCCGGACGGGCGCCGCCCGGACGGGGCGCGCCACCGGGACGCGGACCCTGCGCGGCGGCCGGACGCTGACCGCGGTCACCGCGGTCGCCTCGGTCACCGCGGTCCTGGCCCTGACCGGCGCCGGGGCGGCCGGCGGGACGGGGCGCGCCGGGGCGCGGACCCTGCGAGGCCGGACGCGGGGCGGACTGGGCCGGAGCCGCGGGCTGGGCCTGAGCCGCCGGTGCGGCGGGGGCCGACGGCGGAGCGGTGAACTCCGGCGCGGCGGGGGCCGGACGCGGGGCGGGCTTGGGGCCCGGACGCGGGCCGGGAGTCGTCGGCGCGGGGGCCGACGGGGCCGACGAGGCGGCAGGGGCGGCGGGAGCCGCGGGCTGCTGAGCCGTCGGAGGCTTGGGGGCGGCCGGCCGCGGAGCGGCCGGGCCCGGACGGGCCGACTGCGCCGGAGAGGGCGCACCGGGCCTGGGGGCAGCCTTGCGCGGGGCGGGCTTGCCGCCGCCCTGGAAGGCGTCTGTCAGTTTGCGGACAACGGGCGCCTCGATCGTCGAGGACGCCGAACGGACGAATTCACCGAGTTCTTGGAGCTTGGCCATGACGACCTTGCTCTCCACCCCGAACTCCTTGGCGAGTTCGTATACCCGGACCTTAGCCACTTCGCTCCTTTTAGGTCCGGGTGTGTCCGGACCGTCGCTACTTCATGGGCGTACTCATCGCGTGCTCATCGAGTGCTCATCGCAATCTCGACCTACTTCCAACTCGCGGGGTACCAGAGCCGCACGGAGGTTCCGTGCGACGCCTTCTTACGGTGTTGCCTGCTCGGCAACGGTCGTCTGCTCGACGTACTGGCGCAACACCTTTGTGTCGAGCGCTCCCGGGGCTCGCAACGCCCTCGTGAACGCCCGCCGGCGTACCGCCTGATCGAGACAGAACGGGGCGGGATGCAGATACGCACCCCGGCCGGGCAGCGTACCGCGTGGATCGGGGACGCATGCGTCCTTGATCGCCACGATGCGCAGCAGCTCCGTCTTGGCCGCTCGCTCCCGGCACCCCACACAGGTGCGTTCAGGGCATGCTCCGGCGTGCGTCCGGCCAGACACAGCTAAGTCTACCTCCCCGCGCCGACCTCACCCCTTCGGGGCCGCAGTCGAACGCTTGCCGCACAGAACTCTGACGTGATCTCAGCCCACTCAGGCCGAGATCTATTCCTCAGCCTGTTCGGTGTCCGGACGGATGTCGATCCGCCAGCCGGTCAGACGGGCGGCGAGACGGGCGTTCTGCCCTTCCTTGCCGATCGCCAGGGACAGCTGGTAGTCCGGCACGGTCACGCGCGCGGAACGGGCCCCGAGGTCCACGACCTCCACCTTGGAGACACGGGCCGGGGACAGGGCGTTCGCCACCATCTCGGCCGGGTCGTCCGACCAGTCCACGATGTCGATCTTCTCGCCGTTGAGCTCGCCCATGACGTTGCGCACCCGGCCGCCCATGGGGCCGATGCAGGCGCCCTTGGCGTTCAGGCCCGAACGGGTGGACCTGACGGCGATCTTCGTGCGGTGACCGGCCTCGCGGGCGATGGCGGCGATCTCGACGGACCCGTCGGCGATCTCCGGCACCTCCAGCGCGAAGAGCTTCTTCACCAGGTTGGGGTGCGTCCGGGAGAGGGTCACGGACGGGCCGCGCACGCCCTTCGCCACCCGGACGACATAGGACCGCAGTCGCAGGCCGTGCGGGTACGTCTCGCCGGGCACCTGCTCCTGCACCGGCAGGATGGCCTCCAGCTTGCCGATGTCCACGAGCACGTTCTTCGGGTCGCGGCCCTGCTGGACCACGCCGGTGACGATGTCGCCCTCACGGCCGGCGTACTCGCCGAGCGTCGCGTCGTCCTCGGCGTCGCGCAGGCGCTGCAGGATGACCTGCTTGGCCGTGGTGGCGGCGATACGGCCGAAGTCGGACGGGGTGTCGTCGAACGTGCGGGGCTCCTGCCCCTCCTCGAGGTCCTCGGGGTCCTCCTTCGCCCACACGGTCACGTGCCCCGATTGCCGGTCGAGCTCCACGCGCGCGTGACGGCGGCTTCCCTCGGTGCGGTGGTAGGCGATGAGGAGGGCCGACTCGATCGCCTCGACCAGCAGGTCGAAGGAGATCTCCTTCTCCCGCACCAAGCCCCGCAGGGCGCTCATGTCGATGTCCACGGCTACGCCTCCTCTTCCTTCTCGTTGCTGTCGCTCTGGTCGGCCGGGCCGTCCTTGCGGTTGAACTCGACCTGTACGCGCGCCTTGTCGACGTCGCCGAAGGCGATTCGGCGGGCGGTGGCCTTGCGGCCCTTCACGCCGGGCACCTCGACGTCGAGCCCCTCGTCGTCGACCGTCAGGATCCGGGCGACGAGGTCGCCGCCCTCGCCGAGCTGGAACCGGACCAGCCGGCCGGTGGCGCGCACGTAGTGCCGGTGTTCGGTGAGGGCGCGCTCCGCGCCCGGGGTGCCGACCTCGAGGGTGTACTCGCCCTCGCCCATCGCGTCGCTCTCGTCGAGCTTCGCCGAGAGCACGCGGCTCACATCGGCGATCCGGTCCAGGTCCGCTCCGGTGTCGGAGTCCACGACGACGCTCAGCACTCTTCTGCGGCCTACCGAGTCCACGGTGATCTCTTCGAGATCCAGACCCTGGGAGGCGACGAGCGGTTCCAGGAGCTCTCGCAGCCTCTCGCTCTGGGTGGTGCTCATCCGGGTGACTCCTCGGCCGCGTGTGCTGTTGTGGGTGGGGGCTCGTGTCTGGTCAAAGGGTATCCGGTCGCAGGGAGTGTTGCCGTCCACCTGTGCACGGAGGGTGGCGGGGCTCCCGCGCGCGGTGCCGCTGAGTGGTGCGCGGCGGGCGCGCGGGTACGGTGATCACGGGTTCGCCGCCCACCAGGACAGGTCCCGGTACCGGTCCTGGTTCCGTACGAGTTCGCCGAGGACGTCTGACGTGCCGTTCCCCCACCCCTCGCGCACCCCCTCCGGGCCGCGCAGAAGAACCCTGCTCGCCTCGGCCGCCGGGGCCGCTCTGCTGGCCGGCTGCTCCGCCGGGCCCGAGGAGACCGCGAAGAGCGCGAGCGGCACCCCCTCGGCCACCGAGCGGGTACGCGCGCGTGCGGCTCTGGAGAGCAACGGCCTGGTCGCGCGGTACGACGCCGCGCTCGCCGTCCATCCGGCACTGGCGGCGCGGCTGGCTCCGCTGCGGGCGGAGGTCGTCCGGCATGTGGCGGCGTTCGGGGGCGTCGGCAAGGCGTCTCCCTCCCCCACAGCCACCGGCGACCGCACCGCCACCGCCACCGGCGGTCCTGCGGCCTCTCCCTCCGCCCCCGCCGCGACCGGGCCGGCCGACGTCTCGGCCCCGCCGTCCGCGGCCCCGCCGTCCGCCGCCGCACCGGCGACCGAGCGTGACGCCCTCGTCGGGCTCGCGGCCGCCGAACGGGCGCTCGCCGACCGCAGGGCCACGGAGCTGCTGGACGTTCCGGGCGAGCTGGCCCGGCTGCTCGCCTCGGTGGCGGCGGCCGGCGCGGCGCACGCCTTTCTGCTGACGGAGGTGGCGCGATGAGCGGGGAGACGGGCGCGGAGCTGACGGCGCTGCAGGCGGTGCTGGCCGCCGAGCATGCCGCCGTGTACGGGTACGGGGTGGTCGGCGGCCGCGTCGGCGAGGGCCGGAGCACCGAGGCGCGGGCGGCCTACGACGCGCACCGGGCGCGGCGGGACGCGCTGGCGCGCGAGGTGCGCGGCCTGGGCGCCGAGCCGGTCGCCGCGAGCGCCGGGTACGCGCTGCCGTTCCCGGTGGCGGACTCCGCGACGGCGGTCCGGCTCGCCGCCGACCTGGAGGATCGCGTGGCCGGGGTGTACTCCGACCTGGTGCGGGCAACCGCGGGAGCACGGCGGCGGGACGCCGCGGGCGCACTGCGGGAGGCGGCGGTCCGCGCGGCGCGCTGGCGGGGCGGGAGCGTAGCCTTCCCTGGGCTCGCCGAGCGCAACGGTGCGGATCCGGCCACGGGCTCGGCGTCCGCAGCGGCTCCGGACGCGGCGGCGGGAGCGCCCGCGCGGTAGGCGAGGGCCGGACGACGGCTCCGGAGACGACGGGTTCGGGTTCGGCGACGACGGCTGCGGCGACTGCGGCTGCGGGGACGCCCACGGCTTGACCGGGAGACGGAAGGGAACGACTCGCGCATGGCTTTCGAACCGCCGCAGCGTCTGGTCCGAGCGCTCGGTGAGACGGCACCGGACGGTGACGGCTGGTTGGAGACGCTGCCGGAGACGGCCCGACAGGCCGTCGCGCTACGCGAGTTGACCGTCGACCGGGTGCAGGCGCCGGGCGGCCGGTCCAGCCTCGTCGTGCTCGTGCGGCGGGCGGACGGGGCGCCGGCCGTGCTGAAGCTGGCCCCGCCCCGGTTCCGGCCGGAGGCCGAGCGGGCCGCGCTCACGCACTGGGACGGCCTGGGCGCCGTCCAGCTGCTGGAGGGGCCGACGACGCCCGGGGCGCTCCTTCTGGAGCGGCTGCACCCCGATGTGTCGGTGCGGTCCCTGCCGGAGACGAAAGCGCTGCTGGAGGCGGCCGGGACGCTGCGGCGGCTGTGGGTGGAGCCCCCGGCCGGCCATCCCTTCGAGAGCGTCGCCGAACGCACCGGACGGCAGGCGGACGCCATGCGGGCGAGCGCCTCGGCCGAGCCCGACGTGGCCGCCCTGGTGGACGCGGCGCTCGCCGCGCGCGAGGGGCTGCTGGCCGCGCCGCCCGAGCATCTGCTGCTGCACGGCACGTTCCGGCAGAGCAAGGTGCTGGCGGGTGAGCGGATGCCGTGGCTCGCGGTGGGGCCCGACCCGGTGGCCGGCGAGCGCGCGTTCGATCTCGCTCGGCTGGTGCGGGACCGGGTGGAGGACCTGATCGCCTCGCCGTCCGGGGCGACGACCAGCCGCCGGCGGGTGAAGCGGCTCGCGGAGTCGCTGGAACTGGACCAGGAGCGGGTGCGGGGCTGGACCCTGTTCCGGGCGGTGGAGTCGGGCGTGCGCGCGCTGCGGGTGGGGCGCCGCAAGGACGCGGAGCTGCTGCTGGAGTTCGCCGGCTGGCTCTAGCCGGGTCCGCGCAGTCCCACCCGGCGTGCGTTGCCGGCGTGCGATGCCCGGGGCAGGCTGGGCCGGTCCCGGCAGGTCATCGGGACGGGGCGTCGGCCGTCGGTCTCGACGCGAGCACCGGGCAGTCGGACGCCGCCGCCCGGCGGGCTCGTCCGAGGGCGCCGGCTCGTCCGAGGGCGCCGGACAGGGAGGACGTGGGCAGCCGGACGACCCTGACCGGCAGCGGGTCCGCGGTGCGCTGGGCGAGGGCGGATTCCAGCCAGGCCGCGCCGTCCTCAACGGCGAGACGGACCTCCGCCGCGCCCACCGCGTGGGCCGCCGACTGCAGCGCGTCCAGGACGGGATGGGGCGACAGCCGCAGCAGGGTCGTGTCCTTGCGGCCGGCCGGTTCGCCCTCCGCGCCGTTGGCCACGACCACGGCCGGCCGACCGGTGCGCCGCCGTCCGTCGTGCGCCTCTGCGGACCGCGGCCGCGGCCCCCGTTCCTGTTCCCTGGTCGTCATGACCGTTCCCCTCCGTGGTGACGTTCTGTCACACCCTGCGGTCGGGGAACGGCCTGAGAGAATCCTGCGAGGCAGCCGTACGCCTCACCGGAACTCTCCGGGACGACCCTTACATCACGCGGACCCTCGGGTCGGGTGAGGGGATCACGCGGTGAGGCGGGCGATCGCCTCGTCCACCGTGAGCTCCTCGCGCTCGCCGGTCCTGCGGTCCTTCAGCTCCAGGACGCCCTCGGCGGAGCGGCGGCCCGCCACCAGGATCTGCGGCACGCCCATCAGCTCGGAGTCGGTGAACTTCACGCCCGGGGAGACGCCGGCCCGGTCGTCGACGAGGACGCGCAGACCGGCCGCGCGCAGCTTCTCGGACACGTCGAGCGCCAGCTCGGTCTGCAGCGCCTTGCCCGCGGCGACGACGTGGACGTCGGCCGGGGCGACCTCGGCGGGCCAGCACAGTCCCTTGTCGTCGGCGGTCTGCTCGGCGAGGGCGGCGACCGCGCGGGAGACGCCGATGCCGTACGAGCCCATGGTCACCCGGACCGGCTTGCCGTTCTGGCCGAGGACGTCGAGCTTGAGGGCGTCGGCGTACTTGCGGCCC
The window above is part of the Streptomyces sp. NBC_00425 genome. Proteins encoded here:
- the infB gene encoding translation initiation factor IF-2, whose protein sequence is MAKVRVYELAKEFGVESKVVMAKLQELGEFVRSASSTIEAPVVRKLTDAFQGGGKPAPRKAAPRPGAPSPAQSARPGPAAPRPAAPKPPTAQQPAAPAAPAASSAPSAPAPTTPGPRPGPKPAPRPAPAAPEFTAPPSAPAAPAAQAQPAAPAQSAPRPASQGPRPGAPRPAGRPGAGQGQDRGDRGDRGDRGQRPAAAQGPRPGGAPRPGGARPAGPRPGNNPFTSGGNAGMARPQAPRPQGAPRPGGPGAPGAGPRPQAPGGQGGGPRPQSPGGARPSPGGMPRPQGAGPGGPRPGGGPRPNPGMMPQRPAAGPRPGGGPGGRGPGGGGGAGRPGGGGRPGGGGFAGRPAGPGGGARPGGGGGFAGRPGGGGPGGGGGFGGGRPGFGGRPGGPGGRGGTQGAFGRPGGPARRGRKSKRQRRQEYEAMQAPSVGGVMLPRGNGETIRLSRGASLTDFAEKINANPASLVAVMMNLGEMVTATQSVSDATLEVLAGEMNYTIQIVSPEEEDRELLESFDIEFGEDEGDEEDLVVRPPVVTVMGHVDHGKTRLLDAIRKTNVIAGEAGGITQHIGAYQVSTQVNEEDRAITFIDTPGHEAFTAMRARGARSTDIAILVVAANDGVMPQTVEALNHAKAAEVPIVVAVNKIDVEGADPTKVRGQLTEFGLVAEEYGGDTMFVDISAKQGLNIDSLLEAVILTADASLDLRANPSQDAQGISIESRLDRGRGAVATVLVQRGTLRVGDTMVVGDAYGRVRAMLDDNGNNVAEAGPSTPVQVLGLTNVPGAGDNFLVVDEDRTARQIAEKRAARERNAAFAKRTRRFSLENLDAALKAGEVQQLNLIIKGDASGSVEALESSLLQLDVGEEVDIRVLHRGVGAVTESDIDLAMGSDAIVIGFNVRAAGRAAQMAEREGVDVRYYSVIYQAIEEIEAALKGMLKPEYEEVELGTAEIREIFKSSKLGNIAGVLVRSGEVKRNTKARLIRDGKVIAENLNIEGLRRFKDDVTEIREGYEGGINLGNFNDIKIDDVIATYEMREKPRV
- a CDS encoding YlxR family protein, with amino-acid sequence MSGRTHAGACPERTCVGCRERAAKTELLRIVAIKDACVPDPRGTLPGRGAYLHPAPFCLDQAVRRRAFTRALRAPGALDTKVLRQYVEQTTVAEQATP
- the nusA gene encoding transcription termination factor NusA, with product MDIDMSALRGLVREKEISFDLLVEAIESALLIAYHRTEGSRRHARVELDRQSGHVTVWAKEDPEDLEEGQEPRTFDDTPSDFGRIAATTAKQVILQRLRDAEDDATLGEYAGREGDIVTGVVQQGRDPKNVLVDIGKLEAILPVQEQVPGETYPHGLRLRSYVVRVAKGVRGPSVTLSRTHPNLVKKLFALEVPEIADGSVEIAAIAREAGHRTKIAVRSTRSGLNAKGACIGPMGGRVRNVMGELNGEKIDIVDWSDDPAEMVANALSPARVSKVEVVDLGARSARVTVPDYQLSLAIGKEGQNARLAARLTGWRIDIRPDTEQAEE
- the rimP gene encoding ribosome maturation factor RimP, which gives rise to MSTTQSERLRELLEPLVASQGLDLEEITVDSVGRRRVLSVVVDSDTGADLDRIADVSRVLSAKLDESDAMGEGEYTLEVGTPGAERALTEHRHYVRATGRLVRFQLGEGGDLVARILTVDDEGLDVEVPGVKGRKATARRIAFGDVDKARVQVEFNRKDGPADQSDSNEKEEEA
- a CDS encoding ferritin-like domain-containing protein; translated protein: MSGETGAELTALQAVLAAEHAAVYGYGVVGGRVGEGRSTEARAAYDAHRARRDALAREVRGLGAEPVAASAGYALPFPVADSATAVRLAADLEDRVAGVYSDLVRATAGARRRDAAGALREAAVRAARWRGGSVAFPGLAERNGADPATGSASAAAPDAAAGAPAR
- a CDS encoding aminoglycoside phosphotransferase family protein, translated to MAFEPPQRLVRALGETAPDGDGWLETLPETARQAVALRELTVDRVQAPGGRSSLVVLVRRADGAPAVLKLAPPRFRPEAERAALTHWDGLGAVQLLEGPTTPGALLLERLHPDVSVRSLPETKALLEAAGTLRRLWVEPPAGHPFESVAERTGRQADAMRASASAEPDVAALVDAALAAREGLLAAPPEHLLLHGTFRQSKVLAGERMPWLAVGPDPVAGERAFDLARLVRDRVEDLIASPSGATTSRRRVKRLAESLELDQERVRGWTLFRAVESGVRALRVGRRKDAELLLEFAGWL